One Roseimaritima multifibrata DNA window includes the following coding sequences:
- the ccsA gene encoding cytochrome c biogenesis protein CcsA, with amino-acid sequence MIQFLSGISVTCFVTSYLVALVLELTRTWFEIPVRRIVILGFTVVGLVLQLAYLILRAQPDGTTEAGLMATWYDWSLLLSWGLAACYLFFLLRRPETTVGSFLLPPVLALIALAIYVQDSPPFSREEATGIWRNVHAMAMLLGSLAVLLGFLAGVMYLVQSSRLKQKRAGRGRVRLPNLEGLQHLNRRCLYFSTIALACGLFSGVLMNLNRWGSVGWTERGVIFSGILLLWLVAATLFEIFYRPSRRGRKVAYLTFASFVFLVLAFAAVLTSPHGRGLPDEAPSSADTSISLNWKGTR; translated from the coding sequence TAACCAGCTACCTAGTTGCTTTGGTGCTGGAATTGACTCGTACATGGTTCGAAATCCCTGTCCGCCGCATCGTGATCCTTGGATTCACGGTGGTCGGTTTAGTGCTGCAGCTAGCCTATTTGATCCTTCGAGCCCAACCAGATGGGACGACCGAAGCGGGGCTGATGGCAACCTGGTACGACTGGTCCCTGCTTTTATCGTGGGGATTGGCTGCCTGTTACCTTTTTTTCCTGCTTCGCAGACCTGAAACAACGGTCGGTTCCTTCCTCCTCCCCCCCGTTTTAGCGTTAATCGCCTTGGCAATATACGTCCAGGATTCCCCTCCTTTCTCTCGCGAAGAAGCGACCGGGATTTGGCGTAATGTGCACGCGATGGCAATGCTCTTAGGCTCGCTGGCTGTCTTGCTGGGATTCCTGGCCGGTGTGATGTACCTGGTTCAGTCCTCTCGTTTAAAGCAAAAACGAGCCGGAAGAGGTCGTGTTCGGCTACCAAACTTAGAAGGTCTGCAGCATCTAAACCGCCGCTGTTTGTACTTCAGCACGATCGCTTTGGCGTGCGGATTGTTCTCGGGAGTCCTGATGAATCTCAATCGCTGGGGATCTGTTGGCTGGACCGAAAGGGGAGTGATCTTTTCGGGAATCCTATTGTTGTGGTTGGTAGCAGCGACCCTGTTTGAAATTTTTTACCGACCGTCTCGCCGAGGCCGAAAAGTCGCCTACCTAACGTTTGCTAGTTTTGTCTTTTTAGTCCTCGCTTTTGCTGCCGTATTAACCTCGCCACACGGCAGAGGCCTCCCCGACGAAGCCCCCTCCTCCGCGGATACGTCGATCTCCCTAAACTGGAAGGGAACACGATGA
- the hemA gene encoding glutamyl-tRNA reductase, translated as MKLQMIGCNHRQAAVEFREQLSFTTAQAQTALNDFRNRFPAAEIVLLSTCNRVELYTGAADGDGPDQRAMADFLATQRNLPTDGLLEQLVYLDGQAAIEHLFTVAASLDSMVVGEAQIISQVKQAYELACESGSAGPLTHAAFQAASHVAKRVDRETSIHRRRVSVPSVAVGEVIPEFFDTLADKCIVLIGAGEMGEETLKYLVTAGAKDIHVVNRSRERAEKIAKEIGGTARPWPELDLLLTHADLIVSTTGATDTLITLERFQTIHEARYDRLLLILDLAVPRDFAHDIGELASVYLYSVDDLQSACERNQRERQKQWPKAQGIIAEESRKFIADLHHRATGPVIRQLRDQAEQLKQEELKRLMGRLSQQTELGTQATKDIEQAFDRLVNKLLHPPLASLKDDAAAGHSGGLLVALRELFKLNDGE; from the coding sequence ATGAAACTGCAAATGATTGGGTGCAATCACCGCCAGGCAGCGGTTGAATTCCGCGAACAGTTGTCTTTCACAACCGCTCAAGCTCAAACGGCTTTAAACGATTTCCGAAATCGCTTTCCGGCGGCAGAAATTGTGCTGCTAAGCACCTGCAATCGCGTCGAGCTGTATACAGGAGCCGCCGATGGCGATGGCCCTGATCAACGCGCGATGGCCGATTTCCTTGCCACCCAGCGAAACCTGCCTACCGATGGTTTGCTTGAACAACTGGTCTATCTGGACGGACAAGCCGCGATCGAACACCTGTTCACCGTAGCGGCAAGCCTAGACAGCATGGTGGTCGGAGAAGCTCAGATTATCTCACAGGTCAAACAAGCTTATGAACTTGCCTGCGAGAGTGGATCCGCCGGCCCTTTAACGCATGCCGCTTTCCAAGCTGCCAGCCATGTCGCAAAACGTGTGGACCGAGAAACCTCAATCCATCGTCGCCGGGTAAGCGTTCCCAGTGTTGCTGTGGGTGAGGTCATCCCTGAATTCTTCGATACCCTGGCCGACAAATGCATCGTGTTAATCGGTGCCGGCGAAATGGGAGAAGAAACACTCAAATATCTGGTCACCGCTGGTGCCAAAGACATTCATGTGGTCAACCGAAGCCGCGAGCGGGCTGAAAAAATTGCCAAAGAAATTGGTGGCACCGCTCGCCCTTGGCCTGAATTAGACCTGCTTTTGACCCACGCCGATTTGATCGTCAGCACCACCGGAGCGACCGACACACTGATCACTTTAGAACGGTTTCAGACGATTCACGAAGCCCGATATGATCGCCTGCTATTGATCCTAGACCTAGCCGTCCCTCGTGACTTTGCTCACGACATAGGGGAACTTGCGAGCGTTTATCTCTATTCGGTGGACGACCTGCAGTCGGCTTGTGAACGAAACCAGCGAGAACGTCAAAAACAGTGGCCCAAGGCTCAAGGCATCATTGCCGAGGAATCCCGTAAATTCATTGCGGACCTACATCACCGGGCAACCGGACCGGTCATTCGCCAATTAAGAGACCAGGCGGAGCAACTAAAACAAGAGGAACTGAAGCGGCTGATGGGTCGCCTAAGTCAACAGACCGAACTCGGTACACAAGCGACGAAAGACATCGAACAGGCCTTTGATCGGCTGGTCAACAAACTCCTTCACCCTCCCTTGGCTTCGCTAAAAGACGATGCCGCGGCAGGTCATAGCGGAGGCCTTTTGGTTGCACTCCGTGAACTCTTCAAATTGAATGATGGCGAATAG
- the scpB gene encoding SMC-Scp complex subunit ScpB, translating to MKNTTFRNRTSGARLVAGASRNGWKSASTKQANRWGRPYAVYHASKDEVQAPAIPQDDPQTRLQKVEAVLLLAKGPQTARKIAQLANLEDATEARTMIRRLNEVFDEYGRSIRVESIAGGYQLLTRPQFAPWIRRLGHVPAPVSLSSPAMETLAIVAYRQPVMRANIEAIRGVACGELLRQLMERDLVRISGRSEELGRPFLYSTSKRFLQIFGLHSVDALPNIRFDMLPDETSENDEEGSQADLADPQLLNEQIDPSDSVEESDVSIALETAVLGPHSSNLISPDLGGAVALVTETGTDAPTAIIEDEENDWDDEDDDEWDDEEDDWDDDEEEDDWEEVGDDDEDDDDDEEDDDDDADDDDDTEDGDEDDVEFDDDDDLDEDDLDEDLDDDDEDDDEWD from the coding sequence TTGAAAAACACAACCTTCCGAAATCGAACTTCAGGCGCTCGTCTAGTCGCTGGGGCTTCCCGAAATGGCTGGAAGTCCGCGTCAACGAAGCAGGCAAATCGTTGGGGACGTCCCTATGCGGTCTATCATGCGTCAAAAGACGAAGTTCAAGCCCCGGCGATCCCTCAAGACGATCCACAGACTCGGCTGCAAAAAGTGGAAGCGGTTCTTTTGCTGGCCAAAGGACCTCAGACCGCTCGCAAAATTGCTCAGCTAGCAAATCTTGAAGACGCGACGGAGGCCCGAACCATGATCCGTCGGCTAAATGAAGTTTTTGATGAATATGGTCGATCGATTCGTGTGGAGTCGATCGCAGGCGGGTATCAATTGCTAACGCGCCCCCAGTTTGCGCCCTGGATTCGCCGCTTGGGGCATGTGCCGGCTCCAGTGAGTCTTTCGTCGCCAGCGATGGAAACGTTGGCAATTGTGGCTTATCGCCAGCCGGTGATGCGAGCAAACATCGAAGCGATCCGCGGAGTTGCCTGCGGCGAATTGTTGCGGCAACTTATGGAGAGAGATCTTGTAAGGATTAGTGGACGCAGTGAAGAATTGGGCCGACCCTTCCTATATTCGACTTCAAAGCGATTTCTACAAATATTTGGTTTACATAGTGTAGACGCGCTGCCGAACATTCGTTTTGATATGCTGCCTGATGAGACGTCTGAAAATGATGAAGAGGGCAGCCAGGCCGATCTTGCCGATCCGCAGCTTTTGAATGAACAAATTGACCCCAGCGATTCAGTAGAGGAATCCGACGTGAGCATCGCTCTGGAAACCGCCGTTCTCGGCCCCCATTCTAGTAATTTGATTTCACCTGACCTTGGTGGGGCGGTTGCCCTTGTCACGGAGACGGGGACCGATGCGCCCACGGCAATCATCGAGGATGAAGAAAATGACTGGGATGATGAAGATGATGACGAGTGGGACGATGAAGAAGACGACTGGGACGACGATGAAGAAGAGGATGACTGGGAAGAAGTCGGGGACGACGATGAAGATGATGATGACGACGAAGAAGATGACGACGATGATGCTGATGACGACGACGACACCGAAGATGGTGACGAGGACGACGTCGAGTTCGACGACGACGATGATCTAGACGAGGACGATCTAGATGAAGATCTGGACGACGACGATGAAGACGATGACGAGTGGGACTGA